ATCGGCCAAAGACTCAAGATCACCGGGGCCCACTGGAGCGAATCCGGAGCGAGCGCTAAGGCCCTGGTCCGCTCGCGGTTCTTCTCCCACAGCCCCGTCACACCTTTCCACGCCGTCCGACACGGCGCTTTCCCTACTGCAGCCTAGTTGCCTAAATCCAGGACACACCCGTCGTGGAGGCCGTAGGGCCGGGGGTACGGGGGTTCGAACCGGGCGATGCGGTGGTGCTCAACCCCGGCGTCTCCTGCGGCCGCTGTGAACGGTGCCTCGCGGGAGCCGACAACCTCTGCCCCCGCTACCAGATCATCGGAGAGCACCGCTGGGGCGGATACGCCGAGTACGTGGTGGTACCCGAGGTCAACCTGGCCCCTAAGCCCCCCCAGCTCTCCTGGAAAGAGGCCGCTAGCCTTCCGCTGACCTTTCTCACCGCCTGGCAAATGGTAGTGGATAAGCTCCAGGTCCAGCCCGGCGAGGACGTGCTGGTGATGGCGGCGGGCTCGGGGGTCTCGGTGGCGGCGATCCAGATCGCCAAGCTCTTTGGCGCCAGGGTGATCGCCACCTCGGGCAGCCCGGAGAAGCTCGAGGCGGCGCGACAGCTCGGAGCCGACGAGGTCGTCAACTACAGCGAGCCCGGTTGGAGCCAACGGGTCAAGGAACTCACCCAGGGCAAGGGGGCCGACGCGGTGGTAGATCATACCGGGGCCGAATTCTGGCCCGAGGTCATCAAAGCCACGGCCTGGGGCGGGCGCATCAGCGTATCGGGAGCCTCCTCGGGGCCTCAGGCGACCACCCCCCTCTCGCACGTCTTCTACCGCCAGCTCACCATCCTCGGCTCGACCATGGCCTCCAAAAGCCGCCTCTTCCCCATCTTGAGGTGGGTGGCCCAGGGCAGGCTCAAGCCGGTGGTAGGGGCTGTACTCCCGCTCGAGGCCGCTGCCGAGGGGCACCGCCTGCTCGAGGGCCGCCGGGTGTTCGGAAAAGTCGTGCTCGAGGTTTAAGGACCCAGCCCAAAGTTGGGCGTATAAAATTCCGGGGCGCGGTCTGGTGACAAGGCGGGGCGCTGGCAGCGAGCGGGAGAGTTCTCCCTTTCTCTACCCTTGCACAGCCCGTCAATGCGGGGCAAGCGCGGGAAGGGCCTCGAGGTTGCCGAGCGGCACCGGCCGCTCGTAACGCAGTAGGATACCCCGCCCTCCTACTGCTATGATGGGGGGCGTGAGAATCGCATTGTTCATTGACGGTTCGTATATGTATAACGCGGCCAAGCGGCTCGGCTGGAACGTAGACCATCGCCGGGTAATCGGTCAATTCGCTACGCCGGAGGAACTGTACAACGCCTTCTACTATGCCCCCATTACCGACAGCGAAGACGAACGGCAACAGAAGTTTCTCGACGCGCTGGTCTTCATGGGCTACACGGTGCGCAGCCGCGAGGTGCGGGGAGAGCCCCGCTTCGAGGCCCTGATCGCTACCGACATGCTCATCACCGCCCCTCGCTGGGACCGGGCGGTGATCGCCAGCGGCGCAGGGGAGCTGGCCCACGCCCTGGGAGCGCTGCGGGCCCAGGGCAAAGAGCTGCACCTGCTTGGAATTCCCGAACTCACCGATCTATGGCTAAGAAACCAGGCCGACCACTTCCTGGACTTGCGCGACATGCGCGAGGGCCTCGAGCGCCAAGGCGGTGGGCGGCGGATGTATCCCAGCTATTCCGACGAAACCTCACGCCACGAACCCGAGCTCGAGCGGGAGGCGGGGGAAGAACAAAGCCCTTCGCAAAGCGAGGGCAGGAGGCGGGGGTTATTTGGGAACCTCGAAGACGAGCTCTAGCAACAGGCTGCGACAAGATACATCCGGGCGCAACCACCTTGATAAGGCGGTAACATTCACGGCCTTGGATTTGGCGTAGGCTCGAGCCTGGCATGGCGAGTATCTGGCACAGCGCCCCGATTTTCAAAGGCATTCCCCAACGCGCCTTGCTTGTTCTGCTTGTTCTGGGCTGTATAGCCCTGTTTACCGATCGGCCGCACCCCACACCGCGAGGGGCAGTTCCGGCGTATAGCCTGCGGCAGATCCTCGATAGCCATCCGGCCTTTCGTGCCGAGCCCTCCCCGCGCACGGTTTCCCGCCGCGAAGCGGTGGTGGCCCGCTACCTATCGCTCAAAGCCTCAGCAAGCGCGCTCTTAGGGCCAGAGGCAGGCCGCGCGGTGGCTCGGCTCTTGCGCCTGGAATTCTATAACCAGGCGCAGAAGCAGCGTTCGGCTTTCTCCACCCCCGAAGCGGCCCTCGAGGCCTCCGAAAGCTGGCTAGCGGCCATCGGCGCCCTGCAACGAGGGCGCAAACCCCGTCTCGCCGGCCTTCCCCTCGACTCCTCCGCGGTGATCTCCCACTGGGGCGATCTGCAAGCAGCGGCAAATGCCCTGCGGCTACCGGTAGGGGTGCTGGCGGCCATTGTGGACAACGAGCAATACGGGGGGAACAAGGCGCTGGGGCTCTCGCGGGGCCTGCGCGAGGTGGCCGATGGGTTGGCTCAGGGCTTGGCCGAGACCACCGGCAGCGCCGGCTCCGCCGGGCTGATCTCGCGCACCCTGGGTCTAGCCCAGATGTCCTGGGAAGACGCGCTCAGGCAGGAGGGGCGTTTACGCCATTTCCACGCCTGGGATCCGCGTTGGCCTTTCCCTAAGACCGAGGCCGAGGCCAGGGCCGCCCTGGAAAACCCTTACCTGAACCTGCTGTTTACCGCCAGCCGGTTGCGCGGTTACCTCAACGAAAAGCTCTACCTCTCTCCCCAGGACACCCGCCCCTTGCAAGGAGCCTGGCTGTACTACCTGGGCCCGGCCTGGCATAACTGGCCCCCCGGGGCCGATGAGGCCACCTGGCCCTACGCCTTCCACGCTTTTTTCAAGGGGCTGTTATACCAGGTGGTCTTTAGCGATCCCCGCAAAGCAGCCCTGCTCCCCGGGGCCGAGCTACCTAAACTCACCGCCCCAGGCCCGCTTTGACTTGGCCTCAGCTCCGCTCGAGCCACTCCCTTCCCTCTCCCCGCGGCAAGACCGGCCAGCCCCCTGCGAGTACGAGCTGCTCGACCTCTCGAACGGCCCCAACCGCCCGCTCTACCCACTCAGGCGGGTAGAGGGAGCGCCTGGCCGCGAACTCTTCGGCGTCGAAGACCTGGCAGGTATGGTCGGCCTTGCATTTTACATCCAGCTCGAGGTCATACTGCCAGATTCGTCCCGGTTCAAAGCGGGGAGGGGATTGGATGTTCCAGTAGTACTCGAGCACGTTTCCCTGAGCGTCCAGGTCCGGCCCGCCCGAGTACCAGCGGCCAGCGAAAAAGGCCACATAGGCTTGGTGGTCTACCTTCAGCACGCGATTTTTGCTCTCATGGTGGAATTCAAACCCCAAAGGCATATACACCAACACCCCTTCCTCCCGCACCTCCACCACCTCGGCCTCCCACCAGTAATGAAGACGGTGTTCGGGGTATTTGTAGAACTCGATCCGCAAGCGCTCTTTTGGCCTATATGAAACGACCGCCAAAGCCCCGCCTTCGACGCTCATAGGCCCTCCCTGGTCTCGCCTTTCCATTTTGCGGCCAACGCCAACACCAAGCCCCCACCTGGGAAATCGGTGGGGGCCTGACTAGGCTAGCGCTAATCTACCAGCTCGATCAGCGCAAGCGGGGTTCCATCGCCTCGGCGGACCCGGTCCAGCTTGAGGACGCGGGTATAGCCACCGGAGCGGGAGGCGTACTTGGGCGCGATCTCATCGAAGAGTTTGCGCACCAGCTTGGGGTCGTGCAGGTCGCGCAGCAGCAGGCGACGCAAGTGGTTGCGCTGGGAGACGGCCTTGAGCTCCTCCGGGGTAGCCATGCGCTCGCCTTCCCTTAGGGAGCGGGGCTTACCCTCTTTGTCTAGGGGCTTGGTGAAACGCACCCCCTCGGGCACGCTCAGGGTGGGGGCTTTCTTGGCCGTGTTGATCAGCCTGTCCACAAAACCCACCAGTTCTTTGGCCTTGGGAACGGTGGTAGTGATGCGGCCGTGCTCGAGCAACGCCTTGGCCTGGTTGCGGGCCAGCGCCAGGCGGTGGGCAGAGTGGCGGTTGAGTTTTCTTCCAGAATTGAGGTGGCGCATGTTCTCACTCCTTGGCTCGTGGCTTGGGTTAGAGGCTCACTGACCGCAAGCCACCCGCTGTTAGGGCTTCATCTCCAACCCGTGCTGGGCCAGGATGTCTTTGATCTCTTGCAGGCTGCGCTCGCCGATACCCGGAACCTTCTTGAGTTCTCGTTCGGAGAGGGCCAGGAGGCTCTCTACGCTCTCGATACCCTCTTCCTTGAGGTTGTGCAATACCCGGGTGGTGAGCCCTAGGTCATCGAGGGTAAGGCCGGTAGAAACCGGGGCCGCTGTTGGGGCTGCCGCAGGAGTGGCCGGGGTGGGAGCAGCCACCGCAGCGACCGGTTTCTCCTTCTCTACCCGGATCACCGGGGATTGGTCAAAGAAGGAGAGTTGCTCGCGCAGGATAGCCACTGCACGCTGGAGAACCTCCATGGGAGAGACCGAACCATCGGTCCAGATGCGCAGGGTAAGCTTGTCCAGGTCGGTGCGCTGCCCCAAGCGGGTGTCCTCTACCTGGAAGGCCACCCGACGCACCGGGGAGAAAAGGGCATCCACGGGAATCGAGGAGATGCGGTCTTTGATCCCGTGCTTCTCGGCAGGGACATAACCTACCCCCTCGTCCACCCGCACCTCCATCACCAGACGGGCCCCCTCGCCGAGGGTCGCCAGGTAAAGGTCCGGGTTAACCACTTCGGCGTCGGCAGGAACCTCCAGGTCGCGAGCGTACACCGAGCGGGGCCCCTGGGCCCGCAGGGTGAGGGTCTTGGAACCGGGGGTGTGGAACTTTACCACCAGCTCTTTCAGGTTGAGGATGAGCTGCACCACGTCCTCTTTGACCCCGTTGATGGTCGAGAACTCGTGCAACACGTCTTCGATGTACACGCTGGTGACGGCGGTTCCAGGAATCGAGGAAAGCAGAATGCGGCGAATGGGGTTGCCTAAAGTCACGCCGAAGCCCCGCTCGAGGGGCTCGAGCACGAACTCGCCGTAGTTGCCATCCACCTTGGCGGTAAATACCGGGGCTTTGGTCTTGGTG
The Meiothermus sp. Pnk-1 genome window above contains:
- a CDS encoding NYN domain-containing protein, producing the protein MRIALFIDGSYMYNAAKRLGWNVDHRRVIGQFATPEELYNAFYYAPITDSEDERQQKFLDALVFMGYTVRSREVRGEPRFEALIATDMLITAPRWDRAVIASGAGELAHALGALRAQGKELHLLGIPELTDLWLRNQADHFLDLRDMREGLERQGGGRRMYPSYSDETSRHEPELEREAGEEQSPSQSEGRRRGLFGNLEDEL
- a CDS encoding DUF402 domain-containing protein → MSVEGGALAVVSYRPKERLRIEFYKYPEHRLHYWWEAEVVEVREEGVLVYMPLGFEFHHESKNRVLKVDHQAYVAFFAGRWYSGGPDLDAQGNVLEYYWNIQSPPRFEPGRIWQYDLELDVKCKADHTCQVFDAEEFAARRSLYPPEWVERAVGAVREVEQLVLAGGWPVLPRGEGREWLERS
- a CDS encoding bL17 family ribosomal protein, coding for MRHLNSGRKLNRHSAHRLALARNQAKALLEHGRITTTVPKAKELVGFVDRLINTAKKAPTLSVPEGVRFTKPLDKEGKPRSLREGERMATPEELKAVSQRNHLRRLLLRDLHDPKLVRKLFDEIAPKYASRSGGYTRVLKLDRVRRGDGTPLALIELVD
- a CDS encoding DNA-directed RNA polymerase subunit alpha; protein product: METTKTKAPVFTAKVDGNYGEFVLEPLERGFGVTLGNPIRRILLSSIPGTAVTSVYIEDVLHEFSTINGVKEDVVQLILNLKELVVKFHTPGSKTLTLRAQGPRSVYARDLEVPADAEVVNPDLYLATLGEGARLVMEVRVDEGVGYVPAEKHGIKDRISSIPVDALFSPVRRVAFQVEDTRLGQRTDLDKLTLRIWTDGSVSPMEVLQRAVAILREQLSFFDQSPVIRVEKEKPVAAVAAPTPATPAAAPTAAPVSTGLTLDDLGLTTRVLHNLKEEGIESVESLLALSERELKKVPGIGERSLQEIKDILAQHGLEMKP